A window of Thermoproteus sp. genomic DNA:
ACGGCCAGCGTAGAGGACAGACCGACCTTCTTGAAGGTGGTGAGGGATGTGGCGACGTCCGTTTCCATACCTGTCACCATAGGGGGAGGCGTGAGGTCTCTCGAGGACGCGGATAAGTTGTTCAAAGCGGGAGCCGATAAGGTGTCGGTCAACACGGCCGCCGTCAAGAGGCCCAAGTTGGTCTCGGAGCTGGCGGAACAGTACGGCTCCCAATCTACGGTGGTGGCTATAGACGCCAAGAGGGTCGGCGACGGGTATAAAGTCTATATAAGAGGGGGCAACCTCCAGACCGACTTAGATGCGATAAAGTGGGCCGCCGAGGCGGTCTCCCTCGGGGCGGGGGAGCTCCTAGTTACGTCTATAGATAGGGATGGGACAAAGCTAGGTTACGACGTGGAGCTGATAAAGGCCATATATGGGGTGGCCAAAGTGCCCATAATAGCGTCCGGAGGCGCAGGCGACTATCTTCACTTCTACGAGGCGGCGCTCGCCGGCGCCGACGGGTTGCTGGCGGCCAGCCTCTTCCACTTCGGCGTGATAAAAATCAAGACGCTGAAGGAGTATCTAGCGTCTCGTGGCGTTGAGGTCAGGCTCGACGGCTAATTATATCTACTACATATATCTACATTATTTTTATAAAAAGTAATAATAAACATATATATTTATTTATATCGACAGAAGTGCCCCATTATTTTAACTATAGTTTCAATATAAGGTTTTAAAGGCCGAAGATCTTTAGACATATGCGCGACGTCTGGATCGTAGGCTACGCGAGGACTCCTATCGGCAAGTTCGGCGGCGCCCTTAAGGACGTCAAGACGGCCCACCTCGCCGCGTTTGCCATAAGGAAGGCCATCGAGAGGATAGGCCTCGACGGGAAGTTGGTGGAGGAGGTGATAATCGGCTCTACACTACAGGGAGGGCAGGGGCAGAGCCTCGCGAGGCAGGCGGCGCTTTATGCCGGCCTCCCCGTCTCCACCAGCGCCTATACTATCAACAGGGTCTGTTCGTCGGGCATGCAGGCGGTCATCGACGCCTATAGGGAGATCGCGCTTGGGGACGCCGATATAGTTATCGCGGGAGGTGCCGAATCTATGTCCACAGCGCCGCTGGCGTTCCCCTCGGAGGCCAGATGGGGCTTGAAGCACCTCATAGGCAGGTCGCAAGGCCTCGTGGACCTTATGGTCTACGACGGCTTGACGGATCCCACCAACGGGCTCCTCATGGGCGAGGAGGCCGAGATGGTCGCCAAGGAGTGGGGCATCACGAGGCAAGAGCTAGACCAGGTGGCCTACGAGAGCCATATGAGGGCTTGGAAGGCCACCGAAAACAAGTGGTTCTTGGACTTAGAGCCCATAGAGGAGAATCTAGGCGGGGTCCCGGTCAGGTTGGATAGAGACGAGGGGATAAGGCCCGACACCAATCTGGAGAAGTTGGCCAAATTGAAGCCGGCCTTTAGGCCCGACGGCGTTTTGACTGCCGGCACTTCGAGCCAGCTCTCAGACGGCGCGGCGGTGTTGGTCTTAGCCTCGGCCGAAAAGGCGAAAGAACTCGGCTTGAGGCCTGTGGCCAAAATACTCGGCTACTCTTGGCATATGGTGGAGCCTTGGCGTTTCGTCGAGGCCCCCATATATGCGGTGCAGAAACTGTTGAAGAAGCTGGACGCGTCCCTCGACAGCTTCGACTACTTCGAGAACAACGAGGCATTTGCCGTTAACAACGTCTTGTTCAACAGAGCGTTGCACATACCTTACGACAAGCTCAACGTGTTCGGCGGGGCTATAGCTCTAGGCCATCCCCTAGGCGCATCTGGTGCGCGTATAATTACAACTCTGATATCGGTCCTCAAAGTGAGGGGAGGTAGGAGGGGAATAGCCTCGCTCTGCCACGGCACGGGCGGCGGCACGGCTGTGGCCATAGAGATGTTATAAATTTAGGTCGGACCCCTCCGCGTGGCCCGTCTAATCGAGGCCCTATTGAGGCTAGAGCCGGCCAGACTTGAGGCAGATTACCGCTCGCGTGAGGCTCCGAGAGACTATGCGGAGCCGCCTCTAGCCGTGAGGCTCGATGGCGTGAATTTCGGCACGGTGCTTTCCGATCTGCCCGGACCGCGGAACAGAGGAGTCCACAACGCCCTAAAGATAGCGGCGGCCGACTTGGCGAGTTCCAGCGGGGCGGACCTCGCTTATGTTGTGAGCGACGAGGTGAATCTAATATATAGAGCCATGTTGCCCTATAGGGGCCGCGTCCTTAAGCTCATAAGCGTACTCGCGTCGAGCCTTTCGGCGAGGGCCTCTGCGTTGCTCAACAGGCCTCTGCGTTTCGACGCAAGGGCCATTAAGCTGTACGACGATAGGGACGCCGCGCGTTATATAGCGTATAGGGCCAGGGTAGGCCTTAACAACTACGCCATATCTATAGCTAGGCTGAGGGGTCTCGTCGAATCGTCGACGCCGCCGATAGGCGAGATCTTGAAGTCGCTCGAGGGGGAGGACCTATCTCTAGGGTGGGGCACCCTATTAGCTAAAGAAAAAAGATGGCTTGAAGTGGACCTCTGCGAGTTCCTGGCTATCTACGGCCTGTGCCTCTAAGCGCGGAGGCGCCCAGCCGCCTCAGATCGCCCCTGTAGAGGTAGAAGTGCCAAGACCTGCCGTCAGCCGTTTGTTTGACATATCTTCCTGCTGATCAACGCCTCCAATATTTCGGCGTGAGTAACATGGACCTGCAGTCCTTTTCTCTCTCCTGCTCACGGCGATCCCCTAGAGTCCTCGGCGTAAATGCCCCCTCGCCATGCTCAGCCGCCGATACATACGCCCTCTTCGCCAGCGATACGGCGAGGACATGTCCCTCTAGTTTTCTCCACGGCCGGCTTGTGCTCCCTACCTAGATACATCATTCAGATCCTAACCGCCAAAGCGCGTAATGATTCTTCAGCTTTAGGTAGTACGGCCTTCCCCGTCAGGCGTATCCTGGTGAGGGGCCACCTCCCCTTCGAAAGGACAGAGCATTGGGCCGCGATCTTCGCTTTGGCGTCGTCAAGGCTATTGTGATCACGCCCTCGGCGCCCTAAAAGAGACGCGTGGCCTAATCGCCCATGAGCGAACTCTCCGGCCTGGCCGTCAGCCCGGCGGGAGCCGCCTCGCGCCCTCATTCAATAGCCCGACCGAGTGCGTTGCTACCTCCCGTCTGCCGCAGGCAGAGGATCCCCTCGGCCCTATTCGGGCTCGCTTTCGCACCCCTATTTATCACTACGGCGTCGGCCTAGGGGCAAATCTTTATAAGCGGCGCCTTTGATGTATTGTGGCTATGCCGTCTATGCACGCCGCGCTGATGGCGGCGCTAGCCGCCGCAATTCTGCTCACAGCGCCAATGGCCCACACACGGCCAACAGTAGTAGCGACAATACCGGTGGGCTTGAGGCCAGTGTATGCCGTCTACGATCCGTCAAGTGGCTACATATATGTGCTCAACTATAATAGTAGTATCGTCTCTGTAATTTCTGGTACTTCCGTCATCGCGACGATACCGGTGGGTGAGGCGCCAATGAATGCCGTCTATGATCCGTCAAACGGCTATATTTACGTAGTTAACTCTGGCGATAATACCGTCTCTGTTATTTCCGGTACGTCAGTAGTAGCAACGATACCAGTGGGCTTGGAACCTGTTTACGCGGTTTACAACCCATCAAACGGCTACATATATGTAGTCAATTGGGGCGATGGTACCGTCTCTGTTATTTCCGGTACGTCGGTGATTGCCACCATACAGGTAGGTCGGTATCCGGGGTATGCCCTCTATGATCCCTCAAGTGGATACATATATATATCTAATGTTGGTAGTGATACTGTCTCGGTAATTTCCGGCATATCCGTTGTTGCAACAATACCAGTGGGCTGGGGACCATGGTCAGCTATCTATAACCCATCAAATGGCTATATCTATGTAGCTGATGCTGGCGATAATACCGTCTCTGTTATTTCCGGTACGTCGGTGATTGCCACCATACAGGTAGGTCAGGGGCCGGTATATGCAGTTTACAATCCGTCAAACGGCTTCATATATGTAGTCAATTATGGCAATGGCTCAGTCTCTGTAATTTCTGGTACTTCAGTCATAGCCACGATACCAGTAGGCGTGCTACCGATATATGCCGTCTACGATCCGTCAAGTGGCTACATATATGTGCTCAACTATAATAGTAGTACCGTCTCGGTGATCTCCGGCACTTCCGTCATCGCCACTATACCAGTAGGCCGGGGGCCGTGGTCAGCTGTCTACAACCCATCCAACGGCTATATCTATGTGGTCAATGAGGGTGACAATACCGTCTCCGTTATTGCTTGGACGTATGAAGTCGTCTTTGTGGCGAGCGGTCTGCCTCCCGGCGCTGAATGGAGCATAACTCTTAATGGTACTACGAAGTCCTCTACTGGCAATGCCATAACCTTCGTCGTACCTCCCGGCAACTATACCTACGTCGTCAACGCGCCCAGCGGCTACGTAGCGAATCCAAGTAATGGCACCATCGCTGTCGGCTCGAATACGGCCATATACATAACATTCACACAAGCCGCATACACAGTCACTTTCGTGGCCTCCGGCCTGCCTCAAGGCGCCAGATGGGGCGTTACCCTTAACGGCGTGACTGTATACTCGACGGGCGCTACGGTATCCTTCACCGTGCCTCCCGGCACATATCGATATACCGTAGAGGCGCCCGGCGGCTACTCGGCGTCGCCGGCAAGCGGCACCGTCAATGTGACCGGTAACGTCGAGGTCCAGATAGCCTTCACGCCGACCGCCCAGTCGGCCTTGGATCTACTGGCTCTGGCTGTTGCCTTGGCCGTGGGCGTTGCCGGAGGGGGATACTTCTGGCTTAGGCGCAAGCAGAGGGGCAAGGGGCCGGGCGCCGGCGGGGCTCCGGCGGCCGGAGGTGAGGGGACTGTGGTGCGGGGCTCCGAGGGACAGCGCGTCGAGCTGTTGGACTACGAGGAGGGCACCAAGATCTACGGACGAGAGAAGGAGAAAGACGCGGAGCGAGGGTAAGGACCCCGTCCGTCATACGGTCGATTGGCTATTCACGTCGTCGGGATCGAGACCTAAGGCCACGGAGACGTCGGTAGCCTCGCGCCTACCTCCACCAGCTATTGGTGTCTCTAACCGACGCCTCTATGTGCCAAGAGGGTTGCCGAACGGCTCCGCAATAATCCAGTGTGAAGTCGGCAGTCAATAGAGAAGGGCGAAGGACGCCGGAATTTGGGAAAATTCGCATGGCGGGTCCGGCGGGATTTAAAGTAGTGACTTACGGCTTAGAGGGCCACCCCTCTAAGCCGTAAGTCACTACTTTCCGTAGCGCCTAATTTTTAACTCGCTCTACGGGTGTCCCTGGCGAAGAGGACAAGCCCTTCGGCCCGGTGCGCGTGCGGCCGACGCTCGTGCATCCGGCCGAGAGGGTTCGGCTCCATGTAAAGCACGCGGCTCCGAGGATGGCTTAAGGCAGTGGCGAGGGGCGACCTTCTTGTCGTCTCCTTTCGGGTGCCATACACGGACTAATATATATGGATCTCGCTGATAGTAAGCCTTTAGGTGCGCCCTAATCCATAGGACCTGTGGCCCGAAAGAGATTTATCGGGATGTCCAACGGCGTTTTGTGTTGAGGGGAGTTAGGGCGAGCTTCTACGCCGCGTTTAGGACTCTGGCGAGGTCCTACGGCTCTGCGGTATTCGTCTCCATATTGCCCCCTCTACTGTCGTCCCTATTGCTCGCCGGCGGTTGGTTGCTCTCCGGCAAGATTGACCTAGACAAATACCTCTACCAGCTTATTGGTTCGTCTCTCCTGGTTCTAGTCCAGATAGCTGTGGGCGAAGTCGTGTGGACTATTAGGGACTACATAAGGGATGGGATATATGAGTACATGATGGCGTCGCCTGTTAATATCCTGGGGGCTTTCTACGGCATGTTCCTAGCCGAGGCCCTCGTCATAAGCGGTCTGTCTTTAGCCTTGACCTCGATAATAGTCGGCGTCATAAAGGGAGCCGCCTACGGCGTCGCCACAGCCCTCGCGTTTGCCCTAACCCTCGTCGGCATACTCCCCGTTTTGAGCATAGGCATAATTATAGCCTCGTTAATCCCGTTGGTCAAGGACCCCAACGTGTTGGTCATGCCCGTAGGCGCTCTGTTGACGGTCTTGAGCGGGGCCTTATATCCGTTGACGTTACTGCCGCCATATCTAGAGGCGGCGGCCCGGCTTCTGCCAGTGGCAGATCTGGCGGAGGTAGTAAGGGGGATCTCGCTGGGCTTAAAGCTACAGGTGGAGAGCTTGGGCTTGCTGGGGGCCTATATGCTCTACGTGCTGGTGGGCGTCTTGGCCCTTCAGATATTGGGGCTCTACGCGAGGCGCCGTGGCGTCACTTAAGGCCGCCCTACGCGAGCTCCATAGGGAATACATCAGGTTTTCTAGGCTCAACATACGGGCGTGGCAGAGAGCCATCTCGGGCTCTATATCTATGTCCCTATGGCTAATATCGGCGGTGATAGCTATGTCGTGGTACGGAATAGCGAGAGCAAGCGCCGTAAGGGATATGTTCTGGCCCTTCCTTACGTATTTCCTGTATTCCGAGCCCGTCTGGGCCGCGGCAGAGGCCCGTACACACCTCAAAGGAGGCGTTGCGGAACAAATACTGGCCGCTAGAACCAAAATGGGGCCGGTGTTGCTGGCCTGGCTGTCAGTGGATTCGGCGATATGGAGCGTGGTGGACGCCTTCGTGCTCTTCGCGATATTTACAGCAGTGTTGAGAGGCCCGCCGTCGTTGGCGAGCCCCATGCTGTTTATGTTGTCCCTACCTCCGCTACTCGTCTTCTCGCTCGCGATGGGGATCCTCGCCGTGTATTTAATGTCGCTAGTCGAAAGCACATGGGTCGTGGGCTTGGCCCTACAGCTGTTCGTGCCTCTTCTAGGCGGCATAATGCCGCCTACTGCGTTGCCCCCCGAGTTTGCCCACATGCTTCTATATTCGCCGCTTCAGTACGTAATAGCCCCGCCCATATATGCAGGGACTGGCGTCTGGCCGCTTCAGCCTACATTTATATTGATAGTAGACTATATACTATCATTTGTGTTTCTATCTGTAATAATATTATTAGATAAATATATGTTTAATTACCTATATTTATTTTCTAGGTAGTTCAGGAGGTATGTGGGGTTGTAGACCTCTCCCGTCGCCCTCTTTACAATTTCTTTTGGCGGGTAGACCGCGCCCCACCTGTGTATTTTCTCTCTTAACCACTCCTTTATCTCCGAGAATCTGCCCTCTGCGACTACTTCGTCCAGATTGCCGATGGCGTGTCTTATCTGTGCCGCTATGACGTTGCCTAGGGTATAGGTGGGGAAGTAGCCTATACTGCCGTGGGACCAATGTATGTCTTGTAGAATTCCCTCTGAGTCGTTCTTGGGCCTTATGCCTAACAATCTCTCCATCTCGTCGTTCCATAGGGCGGGGAGGTCCGCGACTTTTACCTCCCCTGCTATCATCAAACGTTCGAGCCTATAGCGGAGCAGTATGTGTAGGTTGTAGGTCACCTCGTCGGCCTCGGTCCTTATAAGGCTGGGCCTCACTATGTTGAAGTAGTAGTACAGATCCTCCTCGGAATACCCCTTGAGGACAGACAGGTGTTTCCTCAATATGGGGGCTATGCGGGCCACGAATCCTCTAGATCTGCCGATTATATTCTCCCAAAATCTCGACTGGGACTCGTGCACTCCCAGAGATACGCCGGTCCCCACCGGCGTGAAGGCCAGTTTTTCGTCTATTTGCAACTCGTAGAGCGCATGGCCGAACTCATGTATGGCCGAGAACAGCGGCTCTCTGAAATCTTTAGGCGGATACCTCACCGTGATTCTGACGTCAAACGGCGACGCGAGGCCTGTCGTGAAGGGATGCGGCGACACATCTATCCTGAAGCGCCCCCGCGGATAGCCTATCACGTCTAAGATCTCCCTAATGGCCCTTTCGGCCTCCTGTCTGTCGTACGGCTCCTCTTCGAGCTTGTGGCGTTTAGGCCAACCGCGGGCCTCCAACTTGTCTAGAAGTCTCCTGATGCCCGGCTCTAAGACCGAGAATATCGACTCCACATCCCGCGAAGTTAGGCCCTCTTCGTATAGGTCTAAAAGCGCATCGTAGGGGTGCTCCTCATAGCCCAGCTTGTCTGCTACAATTTTGGAGAGCTCTATTATGCGCTCTAGATATGGCGCGAAGATCTTAAAGTCCGACCTCTCCTTGGCGTTCTTCCAAGCCACAAACGCCTCGCTGGTCACTTTGGCGAACTCGGCCACCACCTCGGGGGGAACTCTCCTGTAGAACTTGAGGTCTCTCTCCAACATCCTTATGATGCCCCTCTCGATATCGGTTAAGTCCTTCTCCTCTTTGGCCTTGTCTATAAGCTTTACAAAAGACTCGTCGAGCATTAATTTCTGTATAAGTTTAGCTATCTCGGCGCTCGCTAGAGATCTGCCGCTTATGCCCTCCTCGGGCATGTAGACCTCTCGGTCCCAGCCCAGAACGCTCGAGGCGTGGCTCAAAGCCCATATGGCCTTATATCGCTCTAGGATCTCCTTAACCGTCTCGGACTTTACGTCCATATCTCTACGTCCAATATGATTATTATCAGTTACTCTATCGGGACTTCCAACTCCTTAGTGGAGGAGAGGGCCATGAGGAGCTCCCTCACGGTGGAATCAGGCCTCGACTTGAGCCAGGAGAGCGCCGCCTTGACTTTATCGGGGCAGAATGCGGAGATTATCTCCTCTACGTCCCTCTCGTCCAACACGTCGGGTAGCTGGACGGAGACCGAGGCCAATATGTTGCCTAGAGGCGGCACTCTAGAGGCGAGCTTCTCGTAGACTTCAGGCAGGAAGGACACGACGAAGCCGGCTCTGTCTAGACCCATGTTCCTTATCCTATGTAGCGCAGACGCCGCTTGGAAGAATTGAGGGTCGTCGGTGCTCGGCATCCACTCGTCGAGGGCCACCACTAACCTGCCTGGGGCCAAGTCTAAGGCGGCCGAAAGCGTCCAGGAGGGATCTCCCTGCGCGAGCGCCAAAAGGCCTTGGAAGCCATAACGCCTATGTATATCTACTATCTTCGACTTAGCCGCCCTGTTCTGGACGGCCAGCCTCCAAGCCACCACGGCCGCTACGTAGGCCAGACTTCTTTCAGGTAGCTCCGTCGCGTCTATATAGATACAAGGGACGCGCTCGCAGAGCGCATAGAGGACTTGTGTCTTCCCCATCCCAGCCCTCCCTATTAGGGCCGATAGGGGGTATCTCGACGAGAGCTCTACGAGCTCCTCCAGCGCGCCGAGCCAACG
This region includes:
- the hisF gene encoding imidazole glycerol phosphate synthase subunit HisF, with the protein product MTAIRIIPCLDIDGRRGVVVKGVNFQGLREVGDPVELALRYDEEGADELVVLDITASVEDRPTFLKVVRDVATSVSIPVTIGGGVRSLEDADKLFKAGADKVSVNTAAVKRPKLVSELAEQYGSQSTVVAIDAKRVGDGYKVYIRGGNLQTDLDAIKWAAEAVSLGAGELLVTSIDRDGTKLGYDVELIKAIYGVAKVPIIASGGAGDYLHFYEAALAGADGLLAASLFHFGVIKIKTLKEYLASRGVEVRLDG
- a CDS encoding thiolase family protein: MRDVWIVGYARTPIGKFGGALKDVKTAHLAAFAIRKAIERIGLDGKLVEEVIIGSTLQGGQGQSLARQAALYAGLPVSTSAYTINRVCSSGMQAVIDAYREIALGDADIVIAGGAESMSTAPLAFPSEARWGLKHLIGRSQGLVDLMVYDGLTDPTNGLLMGEEAEMVAKEWGITRQELDQVAYESHMRAWKATENKWFLDLEPIEENLGGVPVRLDRDEGIRPDTNLEKLAKLKPAFRPDGVLTAGTSSQLSDGAAVLVLASAEKAKELGLRPVAKILGYSWHMVEPWRFVEAPIYAVQKLLKKLDASLDSFDYFENNEAFAVNNVLFNRALHIPYDKLNVFGGAIALGHPLGASGARIITTLISVLKVRGGRRGIASLCHGTGGGTAVAIEML
- a CDS encoding tRNA(His) guanylyltransferase Thg1 family protein, which produces MARLIEALLRLEPARLEADYRSREAPRDYAEPPLAVRLDGVNFGTVLSDLPGPRNRGVHNALKIAAADLASSSGADLAYVVSDEVNLIYRAMLPYRGRVLKLISVLASSLSARASALLNRPLRFDARAIKLYDDRDAARYIAYRARVGLNNYAISIARLRGLVESSTPPIGEILKSLEGEDLSLGWGTLLAKEKRWLEVDLCEFLAIYGLCL
- a CDS encoding YncE family protein — its product is MPSMHAALMAALAAAILLTAPMAHTRPTVVATIPVGLRPVYAVYDPSSGYIYVLNYNSSIVSVISGTSVIATIPVGEAPMNAVYDPSNGYIYVVNSGDNTVSVISGTSVVATIPVGLEPVYAVYNPSNGYIYVVNWGDGTVSVISGTSVIATIQVGRYPGYALYDPSSGYIYISNVGSDTVSVISGISVVATIPVGWGPWSAIYNPSNGYIYVADAGDNTVSVISGTSVIATIQVGQGPVYAVYNPSNGFIYVVNYGNGSVSVISGTSVIATIPVGVLPIYAVYDPSSGYIYVLNYNSSTVSVISGTSVIATIPVGRGPWSAVYNPSNGYIYVVNEGDNTVSVIAWTYEVVFVASGLPPGAEWSITLNGTTKSSTGNAITFVVPPGNYTYVVNAPSGYVANPSNGTIAVGSNTAIYITFTQAAYTVTFVASGLPQGARWGVTLNGVTVYSTGATVSFTVPPGTYRYTVEAPGGYSASPASGTVNVTGNVEVQIAFTPTAQSALDLLALAVALAVGVAGGGYFWLRRKQRGKGPGAGGAPAAGGEGTVVRGSEGQRVELLDYEEGTKIYGREKEKDAERG
- a CDS encoding ABC transporter permease, producing MLRGVRASFYAAFRTLARSYGSAVFVSILPPLLSSLLLAGGWLLSGKIDLDKYLYQLIGSSLLVLVQIAVGEVVWTIRDYIRDGIYEYMMASPVNILGAFYGMFLAEALVISGLSLALTSIIVGVIKGAAYGVATALAFALTLVGILPVLSIGIIIASLIPLVKDPNVLVMPVGALLTVLSGALYPLTLLPPYLEAAARLLPVADLAEVVRGISLGLKLQVESLGLLGAYMLYVLVGVLALQILGLYARRRGVT
- a CDS encoding carboxypeptidase M32, whose protein sequence is MDVKSETVKEILERYKAIWALSHASSVLGWDREVYMPEEGISGRSLASAEIAKLIQKLMLDESFVKLIDKAKEEKDLTDIERGIIRMLERDLKFYRRVPPEVVAEFAKVTSEAFVAWKNAKERSDFKIFAPYLERIIELSKIVADKLGYEEHPYDALLDLYEEGLTSRDVESIFSVLEPGIRRLLDKLEARGWPKRHKLEEEPYDRQEAERAIREILDVIGYPRGRFRIDVSPHPFTTGLASPFDVRITVRYPPKDFREPLFSAIHEFGHALYELQIDEKLAFTPVGTGVSLGVHESQSRFWENIIGRSRGFVARIAPILRKHLSVLKGYSEEDLYYYFNIVRPSLIRTEADEVTYNLHILLRYRLERLMIAGEVKVADLPALWNDEMERLLGIRPKNDSEGILQDIHWSHGSIGYFPTYTLGNVIAAQIRHAIGNLDEVVAEGRFSEIKEWLREKIHRWGAVYPPKEIVKRATGEVYNPTYLLNYLENKYR
- a CDS encoding AAA family ATPase — protein: MSCAIPTWPVAKREVKLVGRRWLGALEELVELSSRYPLSALIGRAGMGKTQVLYALCERVPCIYIDATELPERSLAYVAAVVAWRLAVQNRAAKSKIVDIHRRYGFQGLLALAQGDPSWTLSAALDLAPGRLVVALDEWMPSTDDPQFFQAASALHRIRNMGLDRAGFVVSFLPEVYEKLASRVPPLGNILASVSVQLPDVLDERDVEEIISAFCPDKVKAALSWLKSRPDSTVRELLMALSSTKELEVPIE